AGCTGCCCAACTAGCAGCTTTGAATGCTAATCTCAGAAAAAGCGAAGAACAGTTTCGCTCTTTATCTGCTTGTTCGCCAGTAGGCATTTTTTTAACAGATGTTGCTGGGAATTGTACGTACACCAATCCCCGCTACCAAACGATTTTAGGCATCTCGGAAGATGAATGTTTGGGCAAAGGCTGGTTGCGATCGCTTGCTTCCCAAGACCGAGAAAAAATATTTGCCGAATGGTTAACCTGCACCGAAGAAGGCAAAGAATACTATAGCGAGTTTAGTATTCAAACACCTAGAGGGCTGGTAAGATGGTTAACCCTGCGTTCCTCACCCATGCTTTCCGATCGCAGCGAAGTCATTGGTTATGTAGGCACAGTAGAAGATATTAGCGATCGCAAGCAAGCAGAAGAAGAACGCGCCAAACTGATCCGCGAACAAGCAGCACTCAAAGAAGCGGAGGCAGCCAACCGCATGAAAGATGAGTTTTTAGCCACCTTATCTCACGAACTGCGCACGCCTTTAAACTCCATTCTGGGTTGGGCAAAACTCCTACGCAATCGCAAACTAGATGAGAAAGCGACTACACGTGCCCTAGAAACTATAGAACGCAATGCGCTTTTACAAGAGCAGCTCATAGAAGATATTTTAGATGTCTCTCGAATTATTCGTGGCAAGCTATTTTTAAATATCTGCCCTGTAAATTTAGTATCGGTAATTGATACAGCAGTAGAAACTGTACGCCTGCAAGCTGAAGCCAAAAATATTTTATTTGAGTTTGTCATTGCACCTACAGACACGGGGAATCTTGAGAAAAAGAAAAAAGCCCAAAGCAAAAGCCAGAATAATGGCTATGTCTCCGTGTCTAACCATTTAGCCTCACCTTTTATGGTCTCCGGCGATCCAGATCGCTTACAACAAGTTGTCTGGAATCTACTCAGCAATGCGATTAAGTTCACACCGCAAAACGGTCGGGTAGAAATTAGATTATCAACAATTAAGGGTAAAGAAACAAAAGACAGCTACGCCCAGATTCAGGTAAGCGATACAGGAATCGGTATAAAATCAGACTTTTTGCAATTTGTTTTCGATCGCTTTCGTCAAGCCGATGGGAGTACCACCAGAAGTCACACTGGGCTAGGGCTAGGATTAGCGATCGCCCGTCACTTAGTAGAACTACACGGCGGCACTATCCATGCTGACAGCCCTGGTGAAGGACAGGGCGCAACCTTTACTGTTAAATTGCCTCTGTTACAAGCAAA
The genomic region above belongs to Calothrix sp. NIES-2098 and contains:
- a CDS encoding PAS/PAC sensor hybrid histidine kinase — translated: MPSELPVNILLVDDHAENLLALEAILHSLGQNLVRATSGAQALRCLLNQDFAVILLDVQMPEMDGFDTATLIRQRERSRHTPIIFLTAFSTNESMVFKGYSLGAVDYLFKPIEPEILKSKVAAFVDLFQKTAEVERQAAQLAALNANLRKSEEQFRSLSACSPVGIFLTDVAGNCTYTNPRYQTILGISEDECLGKGWLRSLASQDREKIFAEWLTCTEEGKEYYSEFSIQTPRGLVRWLTLRSSPMLSDRSEVIGYVGTVEDISDRKQAEEERAKLIREQAALKEAEAANRMKDEFLATLSHELRTPLNSILGWAKLLRNRKLDEKATTRALETIERNALLQEQLIEDILDVSRIIRGKLFLNICPVNLVSVIDTAVETVRLQAEAKNILFEFVIAPTDTGNLEKKKKAQSKSQNNGYVSVSNHLASPFMVSGDPDRLQQVVWNLLSNAIKFTPQNGRVEIRLSTIKGKETKDSYAQIQVSDTGIGIKSDFLQFVFDRFRQADGSTTRSHTGLGLGLAIARHLVELHGGTIHADSPGEGQGATFTVKLPLLQAKAQKSQETEENSEDTASVSLTPLPLNQVRLLVVDDDTDTRHFLTVALQQAGAEVRAVDSVNEALSAIQQDPPDILISDIGMPEEDGYTLIRKVRLLEPEQGGRIPAIALTAYAREEDTAQALEAGFHMYAAKPVEPAKLINMIIKLSELNR